atatattgtgtcttcatacataatattattcttctctcgaatgcttacgctaaatgttgtttcttttgagtttatgtattgttgagatataatccctttgagttctcaattgttgagatgatactctgatttttattcaagctattcccgtttgtttcgagctatggtcgagttctgttgtttccccctttcttcgagatcaaccgtgttttctatccttagaaaatgcgggcgtgacattaCCATCGGTAGACCTATAATATATTCATTCGTGTGAATTACCTTGTCAATAACATTTGGAGCTGGACTAGGACCAAAGAAATCGCCCGGCTTCAACTCGATTATTGATTTTGTTTGGATTTTGGTCTTGCTCTGGAAATTCATTTGAAACTTCATTCTATGTATGATTTTCAACATTAGAACACTCGCCTAATAACTCAATATTTTTTGCTCATCTAGTTGACCATAAGCTAGAAGAACtaaatgttgtttcttttgagtttatgtattgttgagatataatccctttgagttctcaattgttgagatgatactctgatttttattcaagctattcccgtttgtttcgagctatggtcgagttctgttgtttccccctttcttcgagatcaaccgtgttttctatccttagaaaatgcgggcgtgacattaCCATCGGTAGACCTATAATATATTCATTCGTGTGAATTACCTTGTCAATAACATTTGGAGCTGGACTAGGACCAAAGAAATCGCCCGGCTTCAACTCGATTATTGATTTTGTTTGGATTTTGGTCTTGCTCTGGAAATTCATTTGAAACTTCATTCTATGTATGATTTTCAACATTAGAACACTCGCCTAATAACTCAATATTTTTTGCTCATCTAGTTGACCATAAGCTAGAAGAATGCTTAGAGTTTTTGGAGCCTAGAATTAGCATACTGCTACTCCATTTATAGAAAAGTTAGCAGTCAAAGATGTGATTCATTGGAGAAGAGGTGAGATACAAAGGGAATTGTTGGATGGGGAGTAGTTTAGAGAGAAACTTGCAAGTAGAGTTATCATTGGGCCATGCCAAGCAGCACGGCCCCAAGTCTATACAGGGCTAGCCCAGGTCTAGCCTATCAATAAATTGAAGCGGGTTTATATTAAGCTTGTTGATTAGAATAGACTCTAATTGGACCATTTTTCAATCTCAAGTCTAGCCCGGGCCCAAGCCCCTCTCACTTCGTGACAACGAAATTGTAACATTTTCCATCCCTCGAAAATAGGAACTATTTCCCTTTTAGTTTGTTTCCGaagagtatgaactttttaattttggaaatccAACTAAACTACTTCTACTACTATCATTTATctacatttctcttactttaccaattacgtattaaaactcgtatcaaatcaaatattcatatttttcagagacggagagagtattttatACCAATCAAAGTGaccaatttaaaaaatgaaaaaaaaaaatcatcatctCTTGCTTATTTTCTTTCagttaatacacaaaataacacaattaaaatttcatactatcatccaaaaaaataaGTTATCTTTGGTTGAGCTGAGTATAGAccaaatataatatttagaAATAACATTAGCACAAAATACTAGTCCTATTGATTTTGATTTGGATTTTGACTATGACAGTGTATAATCCTAAttgtataagagcatctccaatggcggcgagcgggccggctagccgatttccggcgctcgccggtccgcttgccgaaccattggaaccggcgagcgccattttggcgaaaaaatcggctagcgctGGCCGATTCGCGAACGCTCGCCAatgcgctcgccgccattgcaggctcagtACCGACGAGCGTTCGGCGAccgaatttattttttttttaaaattttcgaaacactatatatacacgatttgcacgtcattttcattcacaccacttgttttaacgagtactctctctatattaatttatgtacaagatcaataacgcgaaatggagaacaacaacgaaggtactccggTGACGagcggatctcaaactcccccggtacccgtgggaggtggatggggtccgatgcccgggtactacaacatgtacccgtggcagcagatgatgcccgggatggcacccGGGGGGAGTATGCCGGGGGGTTTACCGGTTATGCCGGGGTggacacccgggatgcagatgatgtcggggtggggtcccgggatgcagatgatgtcgggaggggtaccggcgacgcaggggacgccgcgGGGGagaacgtctatcgccccagttttgatttttcgactgattcttcgcacacatcgaccccaacggaggcgcagttcacgcaatacgagactttctccttagaggagttggggttttatcttctcggtgttccggaaactcccgttcaaaccgggggagtagggcggggtcggggccccgcaaagaagaagggcaaggggaaggacaAGAGGGTCGGccagtcgtcgcagccggttgaGGATGACCCCTTGGtgcggaggaagtggacggattcGGAGAACGTCACGCTTTCCAAGGTGTGGGTGAATGTCTGTGATGATCCTCtgacttcgaacaatcagaggatcgtcaacatgtgggccaaAATTGCTGCAGCCTACATGAGATTTTGCCCGAAGGGGAGGccgcgcaccggggaggagtgccggaaggggtgggaccgaattagggctggggtctcccgattttcgggcttgtacaccaacgccctccgcatgcagagtagtggccaaacggaggatgactacagaaggatagcggagaaagccttccccaaTCCCGagttgtataaggagttcacctactggaactgctacgaggtgctgaacgactccgagaagttccgggcaggtgtTGACGCTGGCTGGCCAAAGAAGCAatgactgaactataccggtgattacagcggcagcagcggcggttcccacgacctccccgaggatgcgGGGGAGCTCCCGTCCCAGGCATCGTTCGCTCGCcaaactcgcccggttggtcaaaggcgggcgcaacgggaggcgagggggggcgacggggggtcccaggaggtacagtcggcatccccccttggccagtcgacagaggatctcaaattcttcgcgcgtcaacaaacgcgcgctcagatggccaagacgttagccgaatggcggACGGCGATGGACCCCGatgagaagagttttcttcacgcaatgctcgtgagcatgcgtgacgatttgaagaCCGAGGGGGCACCGGGGGGTTCCGGCGGATacggaggcggcgacggtgACGGTGGCGAGGGGGGCGACAGAGATGAGGAGTGAGGCTGAGgtcgtgttttttttaaataatgtaattttttttaaattaatgtatttttttaatgtaattttttttaaattaatgtatttttttattgtatttttttaatttaaattatattattgaattttcccgtatccgtgtcgtacatttaattccgtattttgtgtgattgtcaattatttgttttatataattatggGTGATGTGACTGGGCTATtactgggctatttgcttgtcctgatgatgtgtcaggaggatttttagtgctgctgatgtgacatgaggagtttgtggctgagctattgctgggctattgttGGACGAAAGCAATTGGAGCCCTAAAATATTAACAGAAAATACATGACTTTGATTGTGGCAATAATTGAATGAGAAAATTTTGGGGGCGTCAAAATCGACAACTGTCAGCATTCAAACCTTTTCTTGAACGAAACATATTGTCAAAAATTGATCATAAAAACAGAATTGAATGTTAATGAACCAATAGCCGTATTCTATTACTTGCATCGTTATTGGTGCTCCATAacccaaataaataaataaatatggagTAGATCATAAACAAACACGTAACGTAATCGTATTTTAATAAATCTGTTAGATGAGACTTCAAATTTCATATCCCATACCAATTCACTGGGAAAATCAGCACAGCAATTACTCGTTTTTCAATTTGAATCAAGAATCTTGTTTATTCAATTCAATTAATCTATAATACACCTAATAAGTCTTAACAATCTGTGCAAATGAATTCACTGCAGCAGCCAAGAATCCTTGAACTGATCCAGCGCAGAATCCCTAAAATTATTCACCTTCATCAAGCAGAAGTGGGTACAGAACCCTAACCCTACACCCGCACACACCCGATCCGTCTTCAGCAAATAGCACGCCGGCCCACACTCTGCCCCCTTTCCCTGCACCACAATCCCCCAAGCCTTCGTCACCCCCAATTCCGATTCCGATTCCTCCCCcgattcactctctctctctaactccTCCACGAAGATCAATCCATCCGGCGACTTCGATTCCCCGCTCCGCCACCCCTCTCTCGCCGCCGGCCATTCCTCCGCCACGGCCTTCTCCGTCTCAATCCTCACCCCGCCGTCCAATCCGGAATAAATTTGCACCAGCAGCGGCGCCTGCTTTAGGTTCTTAACAATGTCTGGCACCGAATCCTGCACCCACGAATCGATTTTCGCCAGAGGAGGATCGCCGCCTCTGGTGCCCGAATCGATCGATTCCTCGCTTCCGTGATGAGCTGGGGGAAGTGTTGGCCCGATCGATGCGGAGGTGAATTGCCGTGGGGGTTTGAATTTCTTCGTTCGGATTGTGGTGAAATTTTGATTTGGTTTGTTTGCGGGATGAAGAGAGGGGCGGCCGGTCGTTAATTTTCCGGCGGTGGGGATCCCGATCGACGCCATCTCGAGCAACGACGGCGATTGGGGAAGGGGAATTAGAtggtttagagagagaaaagttgAGAGAGAGAAGATTCAGATTGCAGAAGATTCCGACGTTAGTGTCGTAGAAGAGAGGACTCAGTcgctatatatttataataatttctAATTGATTTTGGTTAGGAAACATCTGTAACGCCTTCCTAAATTCGAATTTTGCAACTTTTTATCATATAAATTATTTGTGAGTAAAGAAATCAATTTTAAATAGTTGGAATGCCTTGCAAAAATAAGCCACCTACAtagattttcatttttgtttggttgagtaaaatgaaaataaggGTATTTTTTTGTTATCTGTGGGTGGATGAACGTATTACTTTGTTATAGTTATAAGTTTGTAATTAATTACTCCActaattttgtatattaataaCATTGtatatagtataaaaaaatgaattttagtGTACTTTGTTGGACGGCCTATTTACAATTAATTACTCCACTATTTTGGTAGTACAATAATATCAttgtatataaaaaatgaattctAGTGTACTTTGTTGGACAGCCTATTTACAATTATGATCACATGTTATCTAAGAAAGAAGGAATTTAATTCATACATATCACATGGCAAATAAATATTGAGTTATTGTACTCGTACATGAGCATTATGAACACGTTCAAATCAATTCTAGAAAATAATTGGGCAAAAACAGTCTATTATAAATTCATATATGTATGAGtaaaatgtgtgtgtgtgtgtgtgtgtgtgagagagagagttacATGTCATAGAAAAGGAAAGGATTTGGCATGCGCAAGCATACAAATGCTAGTTATAAAAGCGTGGTGATATAGAAGAGGCGTGTGCCTAGACCACGATGCTCGTTCTACGCTTCAGCTTTTCACGTGTCTCACATGGCCACACGTTTttaggaaaaagaaaaacaaaaagaaaagaaaaatgtaaaattgcttagagcattagcagtggcGCGGAgctcccggcggaattcccaaaaacacctcatgccacgtcatacggacttcccactgcactgccacgtcatacggacttcccactgcacagtagcggaattccccgcggaattcccgacggacttcccacaataaaaaaaattcacaaattaaacaatttccggaagtaagaaatttacggaattaaatagtcgacacgaatacggagaaaatgcaacaactttatttaaaaaaaacatacttcattataaaaaaatacataattactaaaataattacattattaaaataaaaatcgacttctcactcctcggattccccgtcGCCGTCCCCGCCGCCGCCATCCCCCCTGtccccgccgccgccaccccccTCGCCGTCACCATCCGACATGTCTTcgaaccccaaatcgcgccgcatactgttgatgaggGGTTTAAGCGACCATTTGTAACGGGGGTCGGTCGATTGGtgccattcaaccattgcacgtaacaaggtttcatgtgccgcgatgcaggcgaatgaggggttctcgggGTTCTCGGGATCATTTTGGGgggtgctgccgattgggcctcggcggatCCGCTGGTGCTTCCCCCTCGACATCCGCGCCGCGGACTTTTGCCTAACCGGACGACAGCGGCGGGCCGACTATGTGAGTGTGGGGAACTCTGACTCGGGAGGGGGGAGTTCCGCGaaaccagcactgctactgtactctccggaggcgctgatcttcatccgcttcggccagccagattcaacacccgcagtgaacttgggcgaagactgcaccacaagatacaccGACCAATacttgaattccccgaagccctTGTCAGCTTCGGGGAACTGCTGATGAGCCAGctgcttcacatcctcggcagacatgccgctggttgccgagcagaggttgtttgtgtaaatgccggcaaatcggctgagctgcctcttcaaccgatcccactgtttccggcattgctctgcgttgtgaggcttccccctggcggtttgaactggaggtagctttggctaatgcgccaccacatccggtcgatgtgctggttcgccccgacgtatggatcctccactacactgatccacgtcttcgccagcgcgacgcactcgtcCATGATCCAGACGGTCCTCCTGTTCTCGTTGGATCCCCCCACCTCAGCGGCCCCCACCTCACCACCGTACACCGGGACGCCTcgtcccctgcccctccctCACCCAgtcctccccctcctcactGTCGCCGGTGATGCGTCGGTGGGAGAATCTCGGATCAGAGAAAGCCCCAACTCATGGAGTGAGAACGTGTCattgccagtgaactgagtctcgagaggagaacTCGTCGGGTTTTCCGTCGACAGTAGGTCCATATCgggccgatagacgttgtccaccggcgattgggggaccccctgcctactccccccgCAGCGACAGGCgatccctgcatcatccccgacatctggggcatcattccGGTACTCGCCCCGGGCATCTAGGGCATAATCCTATACCactgcgggtacatgttgtagtactgGGGCATCATACCTGGTGGCATTTGagattggggcatcatccccggcatttgagACATCGCAGTGGACATCGGCGTACTCCCGCCGATGGGAAAATGCGGCGCTTGTGTCTCACTCGAGGCGGGGGAATAGCTATtgtggtgctccattgttcttcgaaagaagggtatttttagagagagatactcgttaatacaagtggtgcgaatgaaatgaagttcaacgggatgtatatataggaaccgaaaaaaaccatttaatgcaatatacgggaattccgcgcg
This genomic interval from Salvia splendens isolate huo1 chromosome 13, SspV2, whole genome shotgun sequence contains the following:
- the LOC121759943 gene encoding uncharacterized protein LOC121759943; this encodes MASIGIPTAGKLTTGRPSLHPANKPNQNFTTIRTKKFKPPRQFTSASIGPTLPPAHHGSEESIDSGTRGGDPPLAKIDSWVQDSVPDIVKNLKQAPLLVQIYSGLDGGVRIETEKAVAEEWPAAREGWRSGESKSPDGLIFVEELERESESGEESESELGVTKAWGIVVQGKGAECGPACYLLKTDRVCAGVGLGFCTHFCLMKVNNFRDSALDQFKDSWLLQ